A region from the Rheinheimera mangrovi genome encodes:
- a CDS encoding M61 family metallopeptidase — protein MNYQISITEPQHHLAQVRVEFQVTEAKPLTLMLPAWRSGKYQILDLAKGVTGFSAMDAQGKVIPWQKTEKSSWTLEPTTTGKVLVQYSVYANELGERTRHIDETHAYINSSAFLMFSHEQKSQAVSVQLNVPQGWRSFSGMAKGDNQHQFVAANYDVLADSPIETGINQHLTFSADGRDYELVIWGEGNYNANQMQKDLEKLVQQTDAIWQGYPYQRYVFIVHATDGARGATEHLNSTVIQRDRFTFGKREDYLAFLSTASHELVHTWNVKAYRPSELVPYDYLNPNYSRLLWISEGSTSYFQNQLLLRAALMSKEEFYKDLAKRLEKFVHTPGRLVQSVSESSFDSWISLGGDHGTNFGVNIYSEGYIASWLMDELILKQSGRKASYRELHDQLYQRFGKTTAFTAKDVIDIASELTGEDQNPWWQQQVEQPLNFDIEKLLASFGLQWQQDKEREIFSGVSAENKAGFALVKKVERDSPAWKAGFTSEDLIVAVNGLQLKADLAERLKDFKAGDKVQISYFRQGRLQHQPLVLADQAKGAGKVVPVAKPSREQKAMHKAWLGVDL, from the coding sequence GTGAATTATCAAATTAGTATCACTGAACCACAACATCATCTGGCACAAGTTCGTGTTGAGTTTCAGGTTACAGAGGCAAAACCCCTGACCTTAATGCTGCCAGCCTGGCGCAGCGGTAAATATCAAATTCTGGATTTGGCCAAAGGAGTGACCGGCTTCAGCGCTATGGATGCTCAGGGTAAAGTTATCCCTTGGCAAAAAACCGAGAAAAGCAGTTGGACTTTAGAGCCAACAACAACGGGCAAAGTATTGGTGCAATACAGTGTTTATGCCAACGAGCTTGGTGAGCGTACCCGCCATATTGATGAAACTCATGCCTATATCAACTCCAGCGCATTTTTAATGTTCAGCCATGAGCAAAAATCTCAAGCTGTGTCTGTGCAGTTAAATGTGCCACAGGGCTGGCGATCATTCTCAGGTATGGCTAAAGGGGATAACCAGCATCAATTTGTCGCGGCTAATTATGATGTGTTGGCTGACTCTCCAATCGAAACTGGTATAAATCAGCATTTAACTTTTAGCGCCGATGGCCGTGATTATGAGTTGGTGATTTGGGGCGAAGGCAATTACAACGCCAACCAGATGCAAAAAGACTTAGAAAAACTGGTGCAGCAAACGGATGCTATCTGGCAGGGGTATCCTTATCAGCGCTATGTTTTTATTGTGCATGCTACTGATGGCGCTCGCGGAGCCACAGAACATCTGAATTCTACTGTGATCCAAAGAGACAGGTTTACCTTCGGCAAAAGAGAAGACTATCTGGCGTTTTTAAGTACGGCCTCCCACGAGCTGGTGCATACCTGGAACGTAAAAGCTTATCGTCCGTCCGAATTAGTCCCTTATGACTATCTGAATCCAAACTACAGCAGGTTGTTGTGGATTTCTGAAGGGTCCACCAGTTATTTCCAAAATCAGCTACTACTGCGCGCAGCTTTAATGAGCAAAGAAGAGTTTTACAAAGATCTGGCAAAACGGCTGGAGAAGTTCGTACATACACCGGGCCGTTTAGTGCAGTCGGTATCTGAAAGCAGCTTTGACAGCTGGATTAGTTTAGGTGGCGATCATGGTACTAACTTTGGTGTGAACATTTACTCTGAAGGTTATATCGCCAGCTGGCTGATGGATGAGCTGATATTAAAACAGTCGGGCCGCAAAGCCAGCTACCGTGAACTGCATGATCAGCTGTATCAGCGATTTGGTAAAACCACAGCCTTTACTGCAAAAGACGTCATTGATATAGCGTCTGAACTGACCGGCGAAGACCAAAACCCATGGTGGCAGCAGCAGGTAGAACAGCCGCTGAACTTTGACATCGAAAAGTTGTTAGCCAGTTTTGGTCTGCAATGGCAACAAGACAAAGAGCGCGAAATTTTCTCTGGAGTCTCAGCTGAAAACAAAGCTGGTTTTGCGCTGGTGAAAAAAGTAGAACGAGACAGTCCGGCCTGGAAGGCTGGTTTTACCTCTGAAGATTTGATAGTGGCAGTTAACGGTTTACAACTAAAAGCCGATTTGGCTGAGCGCTTAAAAGATTTCAAAGCGGGCGACAAAGTACAAATCAGCTACTTCCGCCAGGGCCGTTTACAGCATCAACCTCTCGTTTTAGCTGATCAGGCCAAAGGCGCAGGCAAAGTAGTGCCTGTCGCTAAACCGAGCCGAGAGCAAAAAGCTATGCATAAGGCCTGGTTGGGTGTGGATTTATAG